Proteins from a genomic interval of Deinococcus multiflagellatus:
- a CDS encoding metal-sensitive transcriptional regulator — MPRATTARPPAPHPPEGEACHTSQHLCMPEDSRQRAARRLAIARGHLESIRRSLEDPDVYCVDVLRQIKAVQGALDGAASVVLRGHLEAHVATAATRGDGPEMVDELMDVLKYI; from the coding sequence ATGCCCAGGGCGACGACCGCCAGGCCGCCTGCCCCCCATCCCCCTGAGGGGGAAGCCTGTCACACGAGCCAGCACCTCTGCATGCCCGAAGACAGTCGCCAGCGCGCCGCGCGTCGTCTCGCCATCGCCCGCGGTCACCTGGAAAGCATCCGCCGCTCCCTGGAGGATCCCGATGTCTACTGCGTGGACGTGTTGCGGCAGATCAAGGCCGTGCAGGGCGCGCTCGACGGCGCGGCCAGCGTGGTCCTGCGCGGGCACCTCGAAGCGCACGTGGCGACCGCCGCCACCCGGGGCGACGGGCCAGAGATGGTGGACGAGCTCATGGACGTGCTCAAGTACATCTGA
- a CDS encoding glutaredoxin family protein yields MPHVILYATPTCPDCHALRRWFARHGVAFEERDLTNPAVAEEAKARYGVRVAPITVIGEQFFYGTFDQQRPKLEALLS; encoded by the coding sequence ATGCCGCACGTCATCCTGTATGCCACGCCCACCTGCCCCGACTGCCACGCGCTGCGGCGCTGGTTTGCCCGCCACGGCGTCGCGTTTGAAGAACGCGACCTGACAAACCCGGCCGTCGCTGAAGAAGCAAAAGCGCGCTACGGCGTCCGGGTCGCGCCCATCACGGTCATCGGTGAACAGTTCTTCTACGGCACCTTCGACCAGCAGCGGCCCAAATTGGAAGCGCTGCTGAGTTGA
- a CDS encoding LysM peptidoglycan-binding domain-containing M23 family metallopeptidase yields the protein MTLTPLHRALLLSAALLTSMAGAYTVKPGDTLFSLARASGTTVADLMRLNGLSSTTLEVGQTLRLPGEAATSASPAPASPLPLPPAPALPGVNVTAPTTLRMGDAFALRLTGPRAAEARVHFPSEVGEDVRLPAERLTPVPAGNGTFLVLGRVLLGKATPLIYEIELDGQVLRRSLPVAGLPQPVQRLNLPPSISGKLQDPARAAEDAAVERAYALRTPPVWTKPFQDAVQVRAQSSAFGQPRTYVAGGPVQYHYGTDYRAPAGTAVRAVNDGTVVMAGMYPVRGGLVILDHGAGVTSLYFHQRRVTVKVGQRVKRGDKIGEVGSTGLSTGPHLHLELRVRGEGTDPAGWMNRVWPK from the coding sequence ATGACCCTGACGCCCCTGCACCGCGCCCTCCTGCTGAGCGCCGCCCTGCTCACCAGCATGGCGGGCGCGTACACCGTGAAACCCGGCGACACCCTCTTCAGCCTCGCGCGCGCCTCCGGCACCACGGTCGCGGACCTCATGCGCCTCAACGGCCTGAGCAGCACCACGCTGGAGGTCGGGCAAACCCTGCGCCTTCCCGGTGAAGCCGCGACGTCCGCGTCGCCGGCGCCTGCCTCGCCCTTGCCTCTGCCCCCTGCACCGGCCCTGCCGGGCGTGAACGTCACCGCGCCGACCACCCTGCGCATGGGGGACGCCTTTGCGCTGCGCCTCACCGGTCCGCGCGCGGCAGAGGCCCGCGTCCACTTCCCCAGTGAAGTGGGCGAGGATGTGCGCCTGCCCGCCGAGCGCCTCACGCCGGTCCCTGCAGGCAACGGCACGTTCCTCGTGCTGGGCCGGGTGCTGCTGGGCAAAGCCACGCCGCTGATCTACGAGATCGAGCTGGATGGGCAGGTGCTGCGCCGCAGCCTCCCCGTGGCGGGTCTGCCCCAGCCGGTCCAGCGCCTGAACCTCCCGCCCAGTATCAGCGGCAAACTGCAGGACCCGGCGCGCGCTGCGGAGGACGCCGCGGTGGAGCGCGCGTACGCCCTGCGAACCCCGCCCGTCTGGACGAAGCCCTTCCAGGACGCCGTGCAGGTCCGCGCGCAGAGCAGCGCGTTCGGGCAGCCGCGCACCTACGTGGCGGGCGGTCCCGTGCAGTACCACTACGGCACGGATTACCGCGCCCCGGCGGGCACGGCGGTCCGCGCCGTCAATGACGGCACGGTCGTCATGGCCGGGATGTACCCCGTGCGCGGCGGCCTGGTCATCCTGGACCACGGCGCCGGCGTGACCAGCCTGTACTTTCACCAGCGCCGGGTGACGGTGAAGGTGGGGCAGCGGGTGAAGCGCGGCGACAAGATCGGGGAAGTGGGCAGCACTGGGCTGAGCACCGGCCCCCACCTGCACCTGGAACTTCGGGTGCGCGGTGAAGGCACCGACCCGGCCGGGTGGATGAACCGCGTCTGGCCGAAATAA
- a CDS encoding alpha/beta hydrolase family protein has protein sequence MLHVRSALLLALLSPLTAAQTTDHPLSIERMRARTYPGSALTTQQTLTPGANYTRRVVSYQSDGLRINALLTVPTGTPPKGGWPAIVFNHGYIPPNEYRTTERYVAYVDAFARAGFVVLKPDYRGHGSSQGQPAGTSYWSPEYTTDVLNAASSLKTLKGVNKARLGMWGHSMGGHITLRAMVVSPDIKAGVIWAGVVGPYDLLFKALPQWGRGDPNDPRARLLATLGRPERNPAAYRAISPNAYLADLRGRPLQLHHATGDTHVPYSLSQSLASGLKAAGQPVTFYTYAGDNHDLSRNLKAALDRSIAFFKTHL, from the coding sequence ATGCTTCACGTCCGATCTGCCCTGCTGCTGGCCCTGCTCAGCCCGCTGACCGCCGCCCAGACCACCGATCACCCCTTGTCCATCGAGCGCATGCGCGCCCGCACCTACCCCGGCAGTGCCCTGACCACCCAGCAGACCCTGACCCCCGGCGCGAACTACACCCGGCGCGTCGTGTCCTACCAGTCCGACGGCCTGCGCATCAACGCCCTGCTCACCGTGCCCACCGGCACACCCCCCAAAGGCGGCTGGCCGGCCATCGTGTTCAACCACGGCTACATCCCCCCCAACGAGTACCGCACGACCGAGCGGTACGTCGCGTACGTGGACGCTTTCGCGCGCGCCGGTTTCGTGGTGCTCAAGCCCGACTACCGGGGCCATGGGAGTTCCCAGGGCCAGCCGGCCGGCACCTCGTACTGGTCCCCCGAGTACACCACTGACGTCCTGAACGCCGCGTCCTCCCTCAAGACCCTCAAGGGCGTGAACAAGGCCCGCCTGGGCATGTGGGGCCACTCCATGGGCGGCCACATCACCCTGCGGGCCATGGTCGTGAGCCCCGACATCAAGGCCGGCGTCATCTGGGCGGGCGTGGTCGGCCCGTACGACCTGCTGTTCAAAGCGCTGCCCCAATGGGGCCGCGGCGACCCGAACGATCCACGTGCCCGGTTGCTCGCCACCCTCGGCCGTCCTGAGCGCAACCCGGCCGCCTACCGGGCCATCTCCCCGAACGCCTACCTGGCCGACCTCCGGGGCCGGCCCCTGCAGCTGCACCACGCGACCGGAGACACGCACGTGCCCTACAGTCTGTCGCAGTCGCTCGCCAGTGGCCTGAAAGCCGCCGGGCAACCCGTGACCTTCTACACGTACGCAGGCGACAACCACGACCTCAGCCGCAACCTGAAAGCGGCGCTGGATCGATCCATCGCCTTTTTCAAGACGCACCTGTGA
- a CDS encoding Mom family adenine methylcarbamoylation protein: MLALTAAGLAHVAHAAGPWHDPLLKDEWTVQPVAAAAARAFITTHHYALGAGRMTSAFGAFHRDCGSLLAVVAFNPPALGWAKHAATGTACPHQSVLALTRLTIRPDAPANISSFLISRAVRQLPERWQIISTYADEARQVVGVAYQAANFEYQGRSKPRELWTREGQAVSRKRGARTLNHAQMIDDGCIYQGKAAMHRYRQLRRTAERETRRNPATYPKPSLFLVVPDHS, encoded by the coding sequence ATGCTGGCGCTGACCGCCGCTGGACTGGCGCATGTCGCGCACGCCGCAGGTCCGTGGCACGATCCGCTGCTCAAGGACGAATGGACTGTTCAGCCCGTGGCCGCCGCCGCTGCCCGGGCGTTCATCACAACCCACCACTACGCGCTGGGGGCAGGGCGCATGACCTCGGCTTTTGGGGCATTCCACCGCGACTGCGGCTCCTTGCTGGCGGTGGTGGCCTTTAACCCTCCTGCACTGGGCTGGGCAAAACATGCGGCCACTGGCACCGCCTGTCCGCATCAATCGGTGTTGGCGCTGACCCGGCTGACCATCCGTCCGGACGCTCCGGCCAACATCTCGTCGTTTCTGATCAGCCGGGCGGTGCGGCAGCTGCCGGAGCGCTGGCAGATCATCAGCACCTACGCCGATGAAGCCAGGCAGGTGGTTGGGGTGGCCTATCAGGCGGCCAACTTCGAATATCAGGGCCGGTCAAAGCCCCGTGAACTCTGGACCCGGGAGGGACAGGCGGTCAGTCGCAAGCGCGGGGCACGGACGCTGAACCATGCCCAGATGATTGACGACGGCTGCATCTATCAGGGCAAGGCAGCGATGCACCGGTACCGGCAGCTTCGCCGCACAGCTGAGCGGGAAACCCGGCGCAATCCGGCCACCTACCCAAAGCCCAGTCTGTTCCTGGTGGTTCCAGACCACAGCTGA
- a CDS encoding UvrD-helicase domain-containing protein: MSLAHSLDRPMPLQFTAQQRRVVQMVRDTAEHLLIRATAGSGKTTTLTEAAWHLPTPSSALYFVYNKHAAQGVEQRLPPGMQARTLHAYGLGLLARTGRSSELKDDKTADLLDGLGCFEGILARPIDRALRLMLARAWDLYREMQLCASNSDDLALLLTLAGWPPAAATGPFVTEAARLALLRRAMTELRQLSLDAYHARGIIDHTDMLWLPVQLGLGQGRVLNALVDEAQDLTPLRQAFVVHVTGLRTQTPGRLILCGDTEQSIYLYAQASPEGLLQLAREIGARELPLSVSFRCSRRVVAVAQTVSDFIEAAPGACEGAVEHVPAQALDVQPGEAVLCRLNAPLIRLALDLLVQGRSVHVTGRDLETRLLTAAREAFHLPFDAASITPQITALYERRAAPLKRAQARGERQAKRQLQELSDLCRCLAVLAEQVSSEGRGSVEAIAALLKRLYSQGGDITLSTVHKAKGLEWSRVTVLFPELMPLATGDAVEERCIQFVAYTRAQHTLRFAYGRQAWNEGLRIVGQTLLAGAPEPEMPAAPALRLATRPSAARPLTIDDERAMPLFAGSAAMDTPPLIDRLMLLAEDPRPALRAWASVSLTLLRRTPSRQVYADAPLLQRLEKAASTARLAIPAFGAAKPDSLRMLVFEGGLARWKYVQLKRRGPRVISVVFGGVVHRFDAKTGEALGLPFDPSNPYLDPKALEPQT; encoded by the coding sequence ATGAGCCTCGCGCATTCTCTGGACCGGCCAATGCCACTACAGTTCACCGCGCAGCAGCGCCGGGTGGTTCAAATGGTGCGGGATACGGCGGAGCACCTGTTGATTCGGGCCACGGCCGGCAGCGGCAAGACAACCACCTTAACAGAGGCGGCCTGGCACCTCCCGACGCCGTCAAGCGCGCTGTACTTCGTTTACAACAAGCATGCGGCGCAGGGGGTCGAGCAGCGCCTGCCTCCTGGGATGCAGGCCAGGACCCTGCACGCCTACGGCCTGGGTTTGCTGGCCCGCACTGGCCGGTCCTCTGAACTCAAAGATGACAAGACCGCAGACCTGCTTGATGGGCTGGGTTGCTTTGAGGGCATCCTGGCGCGCCCAATTGACCGGGCACTCCGGCTGATGTTGGCCCGCGCCTGGGATCTGTACCGGGAGATGCAACTGTGCGCTTCCAATTCCGATGACCTGGCGCTGCTGCTCACGTTGGCGGGCTGGCCCCCCGCCGCTGCCACTGGCCCCTTTGTCACCGAGGCCGCCAGATTGGCGCTTCTGCGTAGGGCCATGACCGAACTGCGCCAGCTGAGCCTGGACGCGTATCACGCGCGGGGCATTATCGACCATACGGACATGCTCTGGTTGCCGGTGCAACTGGGCCTGGGCCAGGGGCGTGTGCTCAACGCGCTGGTCGACGAAGCTCAGGACCTGACCCCTCTGCGGCAGGCGTTTGTCGTTCATGTGACCGGGCTGCGCACCCAGACGCCAGGCCGCCTCATTCTGTGTGGTGACACCGAGCAGTCCATCTATCTGTACGCGCAGGCCTCGCCTGAGGGGCTGCTCCAGCTGGCCCGCGAGATCGGCGCCCGTGAACTGCCACTGAGCGTGTCTTTTCGCTGTTCCCGCCGCGTGGTGGCGGTGGCCCAGACCGTGAGTGATTTTATTGAGGCTGCTCCGGGCGCCTGCGAAGGCGCGGTCGAGCATGTCCCCGCGCAGGCGCTGGACGTGCAGCCGGGTGAGGCGGTGCTCTGCCGCCTTAATGCCCCCCTGATTCGTCTGGCCCTTGACCTCCTCGTGCAGGGCCGCAGTGTCCATGTCACCGGGCGCGACCTGGAAACTCGTCTGCTCACAGCCGCGCGCGAAGCGTTTCACCTTCCCTTTGACGCAGCAAGTATTACCCCGCAGATCACGGCCCTGTACGAGCGGCGCGCCGCACCACTGAAACGGGCGCAGGCGCGGGGGGAACGCCAAGCCAAGCGGCAACTCCAGGAACTGAGTGATCTGTGCCGGTGTCTTGCGGTACTGGCTGAACAGGTGAGTTCAGAAGGCCGCGGTTCAGTGGAAGCCATTGCCGCGCTGCTCAAACGGCTCTACAGCCAGGGCGGTGACATTACTCTGAGCACGGTCCACAAGGCCAAAGGGTTGGAGTGGTCACGGGTCACAGTGTTGTTTCCAGAACTGATGCCACTGGCCACCGGCGACGCGGTCGAGGAGCGGTGTATCCAGTTTGTGGCGTATACACGGGCCCAGCACACCCTGCGGTTCGCTTACGGCCGGCAGGCATGGAATGAGGGCCTGCGGATTGTCGGCCAAACGCTGCTTGCAGGAGCGCCTGAGCCGGAAATGCCAGCGGCACCCGCGCTGCGCCTGGCGACCCGCCCGTCAGCGGCAAGACCACTGACGATTGACGATGAGCGCGCCATGCCTCTGTTCGCCGGTTCGGCAGCGATGGATACCCCGCCCCTGATTGACCGCCTGATGCTGCTCGCTGAGGATCCCCGTCCCGCGCTGCGGGCCTGGGCATCGGTCAGCCTGACCCTGCTGCGCCGCACGCCGTCCCGGCAGGTGTATGCCGATGCACCCCTGCTGCAGCGGCTGGAAAAAGCAGCGAGCACCGCGCGGCTGGCCATTCCTGCATTCGGCGCTGCCAAGCCGGACAGCCTCCGGATGCTGGTGTTTGAAGGCGGCTTGGCCCGGTGGAAATACGTCCAGTTGAAACGTCGGGGACCGCGCGTGATCAGTGTGGTTTTTGGAGGTGTCGTTCACCGCTTCGATGCGAAAACTGGTGAGGCGCTGGGGCTGCCTTTCGACCCGTCCAACCCTTATCTGGATCCGAAGGCACTCGAACCTCAAACTTGA
- a CDS encoding tetratricopeptide repeat protein: MNQTASGPRTHAVAQAEALLATGDWEGAAKLALSTGTADGFNTAAKALVLGSTTAEAKADTLDRAERAAQAALRAAPTDPMSHFEMAQVMGRKVQRAKLFDRLALVQKIKSHLQTGLQLNPRHAQCHAALAVMHAEIASKGAVIALVLGARTDSAIKHFEEVVRLDPLTVMYREEYGKALLELGRRDQALRARGLQQLQMALTLTPRSVWEVQSQARVRRLLEQPTAA, translated from the coding sequence GTGAATCAGACCGCCTCAGGCCCAAGGACTCATGCTGTCGCCCAAGCCGAGGCCCTGCTGGCCACCGGCGACTGGGAGGGAGCCGCGAAGCTCGCTCTGAGCACTGGCACCGCAGACGGCTTTAACACAGCGGCCAAAGCGTTGGTGCTGGGCAGCACCACGGCGGAAGCCAAGGCCGATACGCTCGACCGCGCTGAGCGTGCGGCTCAGGCCGCGCTTCGCGCTGCACCCACTGATCCGATGAGTCATTTTGAGATGGCGCAGGTGATGGGGCGCAAGGTGCAGCGGGCGAAGCTGTTTGACCGTCTGGCCCTCGTACAGAAGATCAAGTCGCATCTGCAGACGGGGCTCCAGCTCAATCCGCGTCACGCCCAGTGTCACGCCGCCCTGGCGGTCATGCACGCTGAGATCGCGAGCAAGGGAGCGGTGATTGCCCTGGTGCTGGGCGCCCGCACGGACAGCGCGATCAAGCATTTTGAGGAAGTGGTGCGGCTTGATCCCCTGACTGTGATGTACCGCGAGGAGTACGGCAAGGCTCTTCTGGAATTGGGCCGCCGTGATCAAGCGCTCCGGGCAAGGGGCCTGCAGCAACTGCAGATGGCGCTGACCCTCACGCCCAGAAGCGTCTGGGAAGTCCAAAGCCAGGCCCGGGTGCGGCGCCTGCTGGAGCAGCCCACGGCCGCGTAA
- a CDS encoding tetratricopeptide repeat protein — protein sequence MRRTFALMALILGAAHAATLPDAERDLAQGDWQSAARIATAVGGADGFNLAAKAYVLGASITDTPHELLGKALVAARTALKLAPDNAMAHFQLAQALGRQAQGANLLSGAKLASQVKAALLAAIQLDPRLPQPYAALAVWHAEISARGRLPALLLGASQNEALKYFEQAIRLDPLTMSYHVEYGRALLNMPEPGLRARGIQHLQQALTLAPRTFWEREEQRKARQLLASHQ from the coding sequence ATGCGCCGCACGTTTGCACTGATGGCCCTTATCTTAGGTGCCGCTCACGCCGCCACCCTTCCGGACGCAGAGCGTGATCTCGCGCAAGGCGACTGGCAAAGTGCTGCCCGCATTGCAACGGCTGTGGGCGGCGCCGACGGCTTTAACCTGGCAGCCAAAGCGTACGTGTTGGGTGCCAGCATCACCGACACCCCGCACGAACTGCTTGGCAAGGCTCTGGTTGCCGCGCGCACAGCCCTCAAGCTGGCGCCAGACAATGCCATGGCTCATTTTCAGTTGGCTCAGGCGCTTGGCCGTCAAGCGCAGGGAGCCAACCTGCTGAGCGGTGCCAAACTGGCCAGCCAAGTCAAAGCAGCGCTGCTGGCGGCCATCCAGCTCGACCCCCGTCTGCCTCAGCCGTACGCCGCGCTGGCAGTCTGGCATGCTGAAATCAGCGCCAGAGGACGGCTTCCAGCCTTGCTGCTCGGGGCCAGCCAGAACGAGGCCCTCAAATACTTTGAGCAGGCCATCCGGCTTGATCCTCTGACCATGAGCTACCACGTGGAATATGGCCGGGCCCTGCTGAACATGCCGGAGCCCGGGCTACGCGCCCGCGGCATCCAGCACCTTCAACAGGCCTTGACATTGGCGCCTCGCACCTTCTGGGAGCGCGAAGAGCAGCGCAAGGCCAGGCAACTGCTGGCCTCACACCAGTGA